A stretch of the Petroclostridium xylanilyticum genome encodes the following:
- a CDS encoding radical SAM protein, whose product MSWKDYKWIIDQCRGRLFQVALGGRGDPELHESFEKILSYTRENDIVPNLTTSGFGLAKNHAALMKEYCGAVAVSWYRSPYTLKAIELLLSYGIKTNIHYVLGNNTIDEALDLLRGDKFPQGINRIIFLLHKPVGMGRKDNILSPFDPKVKELFGLFNREEYINKVGFDSCCVPGVINFSPNIHLNSIDTCEGARYSTYISPNMIMTPCSFDQEYRWGQSLKEYSIEEVWESKSFESFRSILKMSCPDCEKKAHCLGGCPIKNEIVLCTKKYRR is encoded by the coding sequence ATGAGTTGGAAGGATTATAAATGGATAATAGACCAATGCAGGGGAAGGCTGTTTCAGGTTGCTTTGGGGGGCAGGGGAGACCCCGAACTGCACGAATCTTTTGAGAAAATCTTAAGCTACACCCGGGAGAATGATATTGTGCCGAACCTGACAACATCAGGATTCGGCCTTGCCAAAAACCATGCGGCGCTGATGAAAGAATATTGCGGGGCGGTGGCTGTCAGCTGGTATCGTTCCCCTTACACCTTGAAGGCGATAGAACTGTTGTTGTCATATGGCATCAAAACTAACATCCACTATGTCCTGGGCAACAACACCATAGACGAAGCGCTTGATCTGCTGCGCGGCGACAAATTTCCTCAAGGAATCAACCGGATTATATTTTTGCTGCATAAACCTGTGGGAATGGGAAGGAAAGACAATATCCTCAGCCCGTTTGATCCCAAGGTGAAGGAGCTATTCGGCTTGTTTAACCGGGAGGAATATATAAACAAGGTAGGTTTTGACAGCTGCTGCGTTCCCGGGGTTATAAATTTCAGCCCTAATATTCACTTAAACTCGATTGATACCTGTGAGGGAGCCAGGTACAGCACCTATATCAGTCCAAATATGATTATGACGCCCTGCAGCTTCGATCAGGAATACCGGTGGGGGCAGAGCCTGAAAGAATATTCTATAGAAGAAGTATGGGAGAGCAAATCTTTTGAAAGTTTCCGGAGCATTTTGAAGATGAGCTGTCCTGATTGCGAGAAAAAAGCCCATTGCCTGGGGGGATGTCCCATCAAAAACGAGATTGTATTGTGTACGAAAAAATATAGGAGGTGA
- a CDS encoding site-specific integrase, with protein MQGGVRKRGNNWYYYFDLGKVDGKRKKIERKGGKTKKEAEAALRKALQEYENAGLLFEPSEISVADYMDYWLKNYVEMNCKYNTIDGYKRIIENHIKPALGSYKLKSVTPAVLQQFVNEKSTMGFTKHYMVNIVSVLSGSFKAAVFPYKFIRENPMQYVKLPKNENMKAETDRRVITQDEFKRIIERFPQGSSFYIPLQIAYHTGTRVGECCALTWDDIDLENKVVDINRILLKKGKQWYFGTTKTTSSVRKIPIGDTLVDILKKHKKWQAENRLKCGQFYNFYYVDKNDRIYSVDGTKDYKTTDTQVHFICTNESGGLVTPESIKYCSRVINYELMIQFNFHALRHTHATLLIENGANMKDVQKRLGHSRLATTMDTYTHATEKMSKNTVDIFEKICHPQ; from the coding sequence ATGCAAGGTGGAGTAAGAAAACGTGGTAACAACTGGTATTACTATTTTGATTTAGGCAAAGTTGATGGTAAAAGAAAAAAGATTGAAAGGAAAGGCGGTAAAACCAAGAAGGAAGCTGAAGCAGCTTTAAGGAAAGCACTTCAGGAATATGAAAATGCTGGTCTGTTATTTGAACCAAGTGAAATTTCTGTTGCTGATTATATGGATTATTGGCTGAAGAACTATGTTGAAATGAACTGTAAATATAATACCATTGATGGTTATAAAAGAATCATTGAGAACCACATTAAACCAGCCCTTGGTTCATATAAATTAAAATCTGTTACCCCTGCTGTACTTCAGCAATTTGTAAATGAAAAATCTACTATGGGTTTTACAAAGCATTACATGGTTAATATCGTTTCTGTTCTTTCAGGTTCATTCAAAGCAGCTGTTTTCCCTTATAAATTCATCAGGGAAAACCCAATGCAATATGTGAAGCTGCCAAAGAATGAAAATATGAAAGCTGAAACTGACAGAAGGGTTATCACCCAGGATGAATTCAAAAGAATCATTGAAAGATTCCCCCAGGGAAGTTCTTTCTATATTCCATTACAAATTGCCTACCATACTGGAACAAGGGTTGGTGAATGTTGTGCTTTGACTTGGGATGATATTGACTTGGAAAACAAGGTTGTTGATATAAACAGAATCTTGCTTAAAAAAGGAAAGCAATGGTATTTTGGAACAACCAAAACCACTTCATCTGTTCGTAAAATACCTATTGGTGATACATTGGTTGACATTTTAAAGAAGCATAAGAAATGGCAAGCTGAAAACCGCTTGAAGTGTGGTCAATTCTATAATTTTTATTATGTTGATAAGAATGACAGAATTTATTCTGTTGACGGAACAAAGGATTATAAAACTACTGATACCCAAGTTCATTTTATCTGCACTAATGAAAGCGGCGGTTTGGTAACACCTGAAAGCATTAAATATTGCAGCAGGGTAATAAATTATGAATTGATGATTCAATTCAACTTCCATGCTTTGCGGCATACTCATGCCACCCTGCTAATTGAAAATGGTGCAAACATGAAGGATGTTCAGAAAAGGCTTGGTCATTCCAGGCTTGCAACTACAATGGACACCTACACGCACGCAACAGAAAAAATGTCAAAGAATACGGTTGATATATTCGAAAAAATTTGCCACCCACAATAA
- a CDS encoding helix-turn-helix domain-containing protein — protein MNIGERIKSLRKEKGLTQKELSKLSSISEISIRKYENGDRQPKQKAIFHLAKALGVSEGWLMGYDVPMEREEENTFLADQTEELSCFIKYLESIKYLVRIEKTVGHEEGAESFNITLSKDGVSITFSEDEFEVFCNTIKKSIAFEIFKKSEKA, from the coding sequence ATGAATATAGGTGAAAGAATAAAATCATTGAGAAAAGAAAAGGGATTAACACAAAAGGAATTGTCAAAGCTATCATCCATTTCAGAAATCAGTATTAGAAAATATGAAAATGGTGATAGACAGCCAAAGCAAAAAGCAATATTTCATCTTGCAAAGGCTTTGGGGGTAAGTGAAGGTTGGTTGATGGGTTATGATGTACCAATGGAAAGGGAAGAAGAAAATACTTTCCTTGCTGACCAAACAGAAGAATTATCCTGTTTTATTAAATATTTGGAATCAATCAAATACCTTGTTCGTATTGAAAAAACAGTTGGTCATGAAGAAGGTGCTGAATCCTTTAATATTACTTTAAGTAAAGATGGTGTAAGCATTACTTTTTCAGAAGATGAATTTGAAGTTTTTTGCAATACCATTAAAAAATCAATTGCCTTTGAAATCTTCAAAAAATCAGAAAAGGCATAA